The DNA sequence AATTAATATAGGTTGAGGTGAAAATATGTTTGATAAAATAGCAAAACAAAATATTTTAAATGTTGGAGCATATGTACCTGGAAAACCAATAGAGGATGTAAAAAGAGAATATGGGTTGGAAAGAGTTATAAAATTAGCTTCAAACGAAAATCCAATAGGAGTTTCTCCAAAAGCGGTAGAAGCAATGAAAAAATATATAGAAAATTTAAATTTATATCCAGATGGATATGCTTATAAATTAAGAGAAAAATTATCAAAAAAATTAGAAGTTAATATGGAAAATCTGATTTTCGGAGATGGGACAGATGAAGTTATAGAGATGTTATTTTTAGCATTTGTAAATATTGGAGATGAGGTTATTTATGGCTGGCCATCTTTTGTAGAGTATAAGAGATATGCTGGAATTGCAGGAGCAGTTTCAAAAGAGATAGATTTAACTGATGATTATAAATTTGATTTAGATGAAATTTCAAAAAGTGTAACAGAAAAGACAAAAATGATTTTTATATGCAATCCAAATAATCCAACAGGAACAATAGTTAAAAAAGAAGATGTGGAAAAATTTATAAAAACTGTTCGTAAAGATGTATTGATAATATTTGATGAAGCGTATTTTGAATATGCTAAAGATGATAAAAATTATCCTAATTCATTGGATTATCAAAAAATGGGGTATAGGAATGTAATTACATTAAGAACATTTTCAAAAGCATATGG is a window from the Haliovirga abyssi genome containing:
- the hisC gene encoding histidinol-phosphate transaminase, translated to MFDKIAKQNILNVGAYVPGKPIEDVKREYGLERVIKLASNENPIGVSPKAVEAMKKYIENLNLYPDGYAYKLREKLSKKLEVNMENLIFGDGTDEVIEMLFLAFVNIGDEVIYGWPSFVEYKRYAGIAGAVSKEIDLTDDYKFDLDEISKSVTEKTKMIFICNPNNPTGTIVKKEDVEKFIKTVRKDVLIIFDEAYFEYAKDDKNYPNSLDYQKMGYRNVITLRTFSKAYGMAGIRIGYGVADKEIIDILERVRLPFNVSVIAQAGAEGAIDDDKHIDDSIRINEAGKKYLYKEFERLGIKFVKTYSNFIYFEMKNAKKIFEEMMKKGVIVRQMGNNNIRVSIGLPDENEQFIKILEGVMKK